Within the Setaria viridis chromosome 3, Setaria_viridis_v4.0, whole genome shotgun sequence genome, the region atgagctaattacaaaactaattgcacagatggagtctaattcccgagacgaatctattaaggctaattaatccattattagcaaatgattactgtagcactgcattgtcaaatcatggactaattaggcttaatagattcgtctcgcgaattagactccatgtgtgcaattagttttgtaattagactatatttattactcctaattagtatcaaacatccgatgtgatatgtgttaaagtttagcaaaggGTATCCAAACATATGCCATGTCCCAGGCACAGGGATCATCCCATCTCGCCCAGTAAATTCAACGGATCAATCAAAGTTCCCTGCCGCCAGCCAACAACGAGAAACCACCCGGACGCCCAGGAAAAGAGGCGAAAACGACGACACGCCGCAGGAACCAGGGCAGGGGATGACCGCCGCACAGAGATCCTAGATTCCCAGCCCGCCCTGACGCTACGCTGTTCGGCAGAGCAATCGCGTGCCGTGCCAGTCAGCCAGTGCCACCGATGGGCCCAGCAAGCCCGCAGGCTCACCGGCCAGTTCGGTGGCGCTGCCGCCGGTGGCCGTGTAGACGGGCACGATCCACAGCGGGCGCGTGCAGGAGGACCCAAGGCGGAGGCAAAGGCACGGCAGCGCAGCAGGAGCCCGGTGACAGGTCGAGGACGATCTGCCTGGGCGAACACTGGACATGTTGGGGTGGGTGGCTGGGAGCCATGTGACGTGAGACCATGTCACGCCAGCTGTGGGAAGCGAGGAACAGCATCGTGCACATACTCATGATAAAAGGACAATTGATTtatataatactccctccatcccaaattataggtcgttttagcatttctatatgcataatatttgctatacacctagatatagCATATAGACTAGCAtatgtctatatgcataataatatctatgaactaaaaaactaaaacgacctacaatttggaatggaacggaaggagtagagTAATAGACGCTCTGACAAACGCAAACCAAAAGTTGCAATGGCGTCGCAGCATCGGGTAAAACAGAATAGGACCATAGAACATGAAAACATATCAAAAGGTTTACAAGGAAAAAGGGAGCACATAAAGGACATTCAAAGGGTGTTTAGCCGAGGGATTGACCTTAGGCATTCTCGGAATCTTTTTCAAATCTAAGATAAACCCAACAAATTTGAACCAGAACTCCCCTATCAAACGAGCCACCATGCATGCTATACACTTCTTTTTCTTGTAGATATTTTCTCAGCATAAAACAGAATGTGCAACTCCAGGCCATCAGCCAGCCATGAATACATGAGCATAACTATAGCAACACACATATTATCTCCAGCAGTATAACATGTCATAAGTCAACTAAATAGTGGGTAAGGCTCAGCAACAACCCTCTGAAATAGGTAAGCACAGTAATGACAGCACTGGAAGACTAGACAGAAGCGGCGTGATCTGAAACACCCCTTAGCCACTATAGTGTGCTGTGTGCGTAGCCAAAATTTGCTGAACTCATAAGCTAACAAAATAAGTTAGGCGAAAAGACGACAGAGAGTGACTAATAAGTAAACCAGTTAATAAGAAACAGAATTTAGCTTTCATATCCTATGATAAGATAAACACGAGAGAAGATCTTTCTGCAACCAGCGTGCCTCATTGGCTGGTAAGGGTAGGCACAGAGCAGCAGCAAACAGCAAACTGGCAAAAGTCTGTATGATTCGTTGGACCAATATTTTAGCTTGAGTTCAATGCTCAATAGAATTAGAAGCTATCCGCAAACAATATTCAGGGGTCCATGTGTTATTTCTGAACTAGAGACTGATTTGGTGATTTCATTGAGTACAGATTTGCACATACAATTTACTATCAAGGAAAATACAGATCTGCACATACAATTTACTATCAAGGAAAATTCATCTGATGGCAAACGTCAGGTTTCCTCAGTATGCATGGTGATCGCACAAATCGAACAGGTCGGAAGGAACTAAGGCAACCAGCTCCACTCTACCTAGTAAACTAGTAAAGAGGAAGAACTTCATACCACACTGAGCAGATATTACCTAGCAAAGAGGTAAAAAGGCTAAACTGTGAACAGCACTGCAAGCAAATTAGAACATTGCTCCAACCTGCAGGCTTCAATTCGGCTGTCTTCAGCTTTAGTTTAGGCGTCTTCTCTTGTTCTGATGTAGGTCCCCACCATCTACATCCAAAGAACCTAAGGCatcacctcctctcctcctcctcagggACCTTGAAGACCCTGCATTACTAGGTTCTCCAGCGCTTTCAGTGAAAGCTGCATCTTCCTGAATCACAGCCATGGTGCTTGAATTAGAAGCTTGATCTGCAGCCAGTCCCGTGACAATATGAGTTCCATCAACCGGCTCAGGATTTGGTGGGTTTGATGATGTTGATGCCCCGTAATGGCTAGGCCTTACAATTCGCCTAAGTTCACTGAAAGCAGTCGCAAACCTTTCCGAGTCTTCAAGGTCAGAAAAATCAAAGTGTCGCAATAAATCCATCCCTTCTGATGGAAATGGACTTGAAGTGCGCCTTGGAAGATCGGATATATTGTTTCCAGGCTGCCCACCACTACCTGGGGCAGATGAAGCAATGGATGTAGGGTTTTCTGCTTCTCTTTGCAACCTCCTTGCTCTCAACCTAGTAGTCATTCGGCTAAAACGGCTTGCATTCGGAGGAATTTCCTGGGCAGTTGCTTCAGGAGGCCCTTCAAACCTGCTCACGCTATTCATTAAATGCTGATCAAGAATGCGCCTCCACGTAGACAAAAAACCGTGCGCCTCACCAAGCCTTCTAGATATGGGTCGCAAATGGTGAAACTGCTGCCGGAAGCTCTCTAGCCGATTGCCATGTGGCCTTGGTGGAATCTTGGGGCCAGATGCATTTCCATCCTCTGCAACCTTCTTCTCCACATCTGAACCTGAATTCCCCCTCCCATAGATAGGAGTAATGTTCCCTTCAGTCACCTCTCCTTTGCAGACAGGGCACTCCTTATGGCTAGAGTGGACATGCAACCACTGATATAAACATGGCCAGCAGAAAAGATGGCCGCAGGAGGTAACCACCGGCTCAGCAGCCATTTCAAAGCAGATATTACACTCAAACATTGCAGCACTCTTACCATGCTCGGTTCCCTCATCCTCTGAGACGCCCACAACAGCACCATCGGCAACCACCTTGTTCTCCTCCACAGTATCATGGACAGGCTCTTCTGGTTCAGGTGGTTGTGGTGGAGCATCATTCTCCAGGCTAGGGGCCTCTGAGCTGAGAGGTGGAAGGTCTGACCGGAACCGTCTTGGCCGGAAGTAGCGAGACCCACTCATGCACATCAAGCGGCGGAAGCGTTCGGCACGATCTGGGCGGAACGAAGAGGATgcggtcgacgacgacggccggtcTGCTAACCGCTCGACCAGACCCAGGTGCGCGTCGGAGAAACCGAACTCAAGCTCATCGGCGAGCACAGGTAAAGCCCCTGGAACCggcaggggcggcggaggcATGTAGGGCGGGAGCGCCTCGGGCGCGAACGGGTTGTAGGGCTCGTGCGCCGGGGTCGGCGGGCGCACCAAATCGGCGCGGGACGGGGAGTAGGGCGGGTGGAGCGGCTcgccctccggcggcggcgcgtccgcggaggcggccgaggaggaTGGAGACGATGACGACAGCATGGGGGTTCCGAGCGCGAGGTCGGAGCCGAGatcggggcggcgggcgcgcggcgcgcgggggaggcCGAGGTAGAGGTTCAGATCCATCCGTCTGCTGCTCCGCGCCGCGTCATCGGCGGCCATCCGGCGGGCGAGGCGCCCACCTTTAGCCACGCGCTCCCGCGCCTCTCCCTCCGCCGGCGCAGTCCCAATTCCCAAAGGCCGCGCCTTCCTATCTCCACCCCACCATGGCACGCCCCGGCGCGGGGAACGCGCTAGCAGGCCCGCGGGGCGCCGCGGGAGCTGGGCGCATAGAGGGCACCGATCGCCGCGGGGGTTGCGGTCGGTGACTATGGCTCCGGATGCGGTGGAGTTGGTGGCtgcggtggggcggcggcggcgaggaggggtgGGGAATTGGGAATGGAtgcggggggagagagagagagagaaagggaggaaggggaaTGGGAGGCACGCGGTCCGTGCGCAAGGTTTTTGTTGTTGCGGGAACAGAGCGCCACGTCAGCGCGCACCTGCCCCCACCGGTGGAAAGGAGGCTGGTTCGACGAGTCCACCGGCCGGGCTGTCTTGCGGCCCGCTTACGGAAAGGATACGTAGAGTCCCTATGGGCTTCAGCTACATGGGATCTGGCCCAGCTTAGTTTGGTGTTCTACCCAAAATGATCTACACGCTACGTCACTATTCCattccgcaaaaaaaaaaatgcatctaCCGTAACAAAAAAAGGTAATGACTTCCCGTGGAGGTAGGAGTGGGAGCAATTCCATCCACTACCGAGGGTGTTGGGTTGGTATTGCAGGTGATGGGGTGGGAGTGGGCTGAATGCCGGCTGGTATTAGGCTTCATTTCCAATTCAGAGTTCCAGAGCATCCAAACAACCGATATTCGGAACTATCAATGCCAATTCTAAATTCTGAGGttcaatatctacatccaaatGCTAccttagtgaaaccaattttgttaggtttgttttattttcctttatgcattaaaattcttaaactcCAGGAAAAACTAATAAAAATTAGGTGTTTATTTAGTGCCTTatatttaaggtatttaaataaatatttaatctttataaaatgtataaaattctgaataatgatttcttaattaaaaataataataattaggaattaggttttgagaTTACTAATTATTTAATAACCCTTttataataaattaaaatacTTAAGGTTAGATTAGTTAAAGAATTAATTTGAGGATTAATCTTTTATGGGTAGATTAGTGTTGGCtcgcaactttatcatgaagataagttgtatagtcagtGTTTCAAAAGGTTTTGCATATTCTAACTGTGACTTGATCATATCGTAGAACCTGAAGCTCCTGACGTGGATTTCGTGGAATTATCTAAAGAACGTTGTTCCTTTTGTTGAAGGATCTCCTGAAGGAACTAACATTTTTGTGACCCCaagcaagccccgaagcatctAAACCTATTATTTTATGAATTCATATTTCATGGTCCAAATTGTTGGTTATTTCTTTACTTATatattaagtctaggagttgattgaaaacttaatTTTATGCACAATCCATCCTTGTTATAGGACATCCTTGCCACTAGTAATGTCATATGCTTAGCATTGCTTAGACTTGCAACCTTCCTGAGCAACTCCTGTTGCTCAGCAACTTAAGGATAATATGGTTCATACACTTGGATCAAGGAAATGGCCTGGTTTTGAAAGATGTGGGCAAAaactagagatggtagttctgcCTACTGAGAATGAAGGTGTTTAAGTTCCGTTCGTTGTTTTAACTACTGATCAAGTGATTTTACATGGTTGCTTACTGGGATAGGGAACCAGCAAGcctggtaggttagttggctctttgATTGGAAATGTTCTTACCTGTGCTTGACGTGTAGGCGAAAgacaggggtgtagcctgaagctcacatggagatcaggccagacgtaaGGTCCCATGTGGAGGTGCGTACCGATCaacatgtatattttttatttactaACTTCAAAGCTTATGTAAACAAAATTTGTATAATAtattaattttatataaaaaatatgtaACAAGTTTGTATGACAAGATTATACAAAATAAGTTTATATAAGAAAAAGTATAACAAATTTATTAACAAAATTATTAGAcaaattcatatatattatatatagggattttccatatatatataaactTATATAAAAGTGcaaaaaatagaaaacaaaaaaattatagtaAGATTATTATTAGAATGAAAATCGAGGacaagaaataaagaaaagaaacaaatctTAGAAACAACATTTCGAGAGAAAAAATCCAAGAAACaaaaagttgtagaacacaaaaaaattaggaaaaaaacAATAAAGGTAATAAAAAGATGCCTAGGTGGTGAACTGTAAATAGAATCCGTAGTGTCGTTCTCTACCACACTATCCGCCTCTAATAGCCGAAGCTCGCCCCCCGCCACCGCTCATGGGGAGGTGCATTCGTGCCACCGTGCTCCTATCTCCATTCCCGATGGTTACCACTGCTCCGCAACTCTCATTGTGCTCGCGGCTTATTGGATAAGCAAACCTTGTGGAGCCGCCATGGCCGATTTCTAATGTCGGAGATCGAGGGCACCGATtgagagaggggagaggggaaggggagagaATGTGAAAAGGGAAAGGAACGAGGGTATCCAGTATTCAACACCGCAATATATAAAAGTCATGGTGTCAATACACCTTGGATGTTTTGTAAGGAAGCTTCCTAGAAGCTCACTTGTGCCGTCCATTAAAGCACTTAAGAGGGTTTTCAGCGGGAAACCGTAAATCCGAAT harbors:
- the LOC117848135 gene encoding uncharacterized protein produces the protein MAADDAARSSRRMDLNLYLGLPRAPRARRPDLGSDLALGTPMLSSSSPSSSAASADAPPPEGEPLHPPYSPSRADLVRPPTPAHEPYNPFAPEALPPYMPPPPLPVPGALPVLADELEFGFSDAHLGLVERLADRPSSSTASSSFRPDRAERFRRLMCMSGSRYFRPRRFRSDLPPLSSEAPSLENDAPPQPPEPEEPVHDTVEENKVVADGAVVGVSEDEGTEHGKSAAMFECNICFEMAAEPVVTSCGHLFCWPCLYQWLHVHSSHKECPVCKGEVTEGNITPIYGRGNSGSDVEKKVAEDGNASGPKIPPRPHGNRLESFRQQFHHLRPISRRLGEAHGFLSTWRRILDQHLMNSVSRFEGPPEATAQEIPPNASRFSRMTTRLRARRLQREAENPTSIASSAPGSGGQPGNNISDLPRRTSSPFPSEGMDLLRHFDFSDLEDSERFATAFSELRRIVRPSHYGASTSSNPPNPEPVDGTHIVTGLAADQASNSSTMAVIQEDAAFTESAGEPSNAGSSRSLRRRRGGDALGSLDVDGGDLHQNKRRRLN